A portion of the Candidatus Pristimantibacillus lignocellulolyticus genome contains these proteins:
- a CDS encoding stalk domain-containing protein, with the protein MRKKWVALVLSTSILASSAFVIPQQNIASAIATSTAQVVLYLDKKEAFRNGQQVTLDSPATAISGKTYLPAKFLGDTFGMDVTYNAASRSVKMVTEDHVIVLDTNKNIITLDGVKQPNNNIARMINGRIMVQLTWLCDVMGATYTYNNEQKKVTVTYVPKAKDNYDKELGSTPVAKFAVDKEKYEIGETINYTNLSYDPDSESVALSWTGKKDAFFEAGTYEVSLVATDKSGNKSKPYTRKIVVTDSVMFDEFEYGVYTGKAGSYIKATDSEFNSQILKFPQTSKKSTYDTSRKLLVSDSPENIRTSGILYQDNINGKARLYANHVNKSGKNMQFAILATNNGSEPVTLKTTNAGEVFPSKYAMLLGSEAPIDFLMNNKITEEFVVKPGETIIYRQFPTFFPEYGINTMYDVEATGPLQITFAADTTASSKMLSLNKLAYDGHVRGTFEASDIQLDLDLSKVGTNKLQRLVIGDGNADPFISGYDVQRDVPTTLSGNYGAVYRITINNPGNMTVLLNARGGSFKGAFKVNGQFVRVPSSGVLTPFDGFVSLGQTSTKDKKLTIEFSPPAGSSFPINLIFYPLDSRIDQLK; encoded by the coding sequence ATGCGTAAAAAATGGGTAGCATTAGTTCTTAGTACTAGTATTCTAGCAAGTTCGGCATTTGTCATTCCACAGCAAAATATCGCAAGTGCCATCGCAACAAGTACAGCTCAAGTCGTTCTCTATTTGGACAAGAAGGAAGCTTTTCGTAATGGCCAGCAAGTAACTTTAGATTCACCTGCTACGGCAATCTCAGGAAAAACATATTTACCTGCCAAATTTTTAGGTGATACATTTGGGATGGATGTAACTTATAATGCAGCGTCTCGTTCTGTCAAAATGGTTACAGAAGACCATGTTATTGTTCTAGATACTAATAAAAATATTATTACGCTTGATGGTGTGAAGCAGCCTAACAATAATATCGCTCGTATGATTAATGGTAGAATAATGGTGCAATTAACTTGGCTTTGCGATGTTATGGGGGCAACGTATACTTATAATAATGAGCAGAAAAAAGTTACAGTAACTTATGTACCTAAAGCTAAAGATAATTATGATAAAGAACTTGGTTCAACTCCAGTTGCGAAGTTCGCTGTAGATAAAGAAAAGTATGAGATTGGTGAAACGATTAATTATACGAATCTAAGCTACGATCCAGATTCAGAGTCTGTTGCTTTATCTTGGACAGGGAAAAAAGATGCTTTCTTTGAAGCGGGTACGTATGAAGTTTCTCTTGTAGCTACTGATAAAAGCGGAAATAAAAGCAAACCATATACAAGAAAAATCGTTGTAACGGATAGCGTCATGTTTGATGAGTTTGAATACGGTGTATACACTGGTAAAGCAGGTTCATACATTAAAGCAACAGATTCCGAATTTAATTCGCAAATTTTAAAATTCCCACAAACTTCTAAAAAATCAACATATGATACTTCTCGTAAATTGCTTGTAAGCGATAGTCCGGAGAATATTAGAACTTCAGGGATTTTATATCAAGATAATATTAATGGTAAAGCTCGTTTGTATGCTAACCATGTTAATAAATCAGGGAAAAACATGCAGTTCGCGATTTTAGCGACGAATAATGGATCTGAGCCAGTAACATTGAAAACGACAAATGCTGGCGAAGTATTCCCATCGAAATATGCAATGCTACTAGGCAGTGAAGCTCCGATTGATTTCTTAATGAATAATAAGATCACTGAAGAATTTGTTGTAAAACCAGGTGAGACAATCATTTACCGTCAGTTCCCTACATTTTTCCCTGAGTACGGAATTAATACGATGTATGATGTTGAAGCGACAGGTCCGCTACAAATTACATTTGCGGCAGATACAACAGCTAGTTCCAAAATGCTTTCACTTAATAAATTAGCTTATGATGGTCATGTTAGAGGAACATTTGAAGCTTCTGATATTCAATTAGATCTTGATTTGTCTAAAGTAGGCACGAATAAATTACAAAGACTTGTTATCGGTGATGGTAATGCTGATCCGTTCATTAGTGGATATGATGTGCAACGTGATGTTCCGACTACTTTATCCGGTAATTATGGTGCAGTTTATCGCATTACGATCAATAATCCAGGCAATATGACGGTATTATTAAATGCAAGAGGAGGCTCTTTCAAAGGTGCTTTCAAAGTGAACGGACAGTTTGTTCGTGTACCATCGTCTGGTGTGTTAACACCATTTGACGGATTTGTATCACTTGGACAAACATCGACGAAAGATAAAAAACTAACGATTGAATTTAGTCCTCCAGCAGGATCTTCATTCCCGATTAATCTTATCTTCTATCCGTTAGATTCAAGAATTGATCAATTGAAGTAG
- a CDS encoding ABC transporter ATP-binding protein, whose amino-acid sequence MIKAHSLSYSYESIDIFQDLNFSFEMNQFYGIIGPNGAGKSTLLQLLAGIRKPTTGSVLFQDQPIHRFPRKTIAQKIAVLQQGGLPPLGFTVREVLEMGRFPYQSWLGGEKTNIDGIIEEAIQLTGLTNLVCRTLDQLSGGERQRVALAKLIVQQPEIILLDEPTTYLDIGYQQIIMDVVKSWQQQKQLLVIAVMHDLNLSALYCDHLLALYDGQIIASGKAELVLTSERLKEMYNASTVIIQHPINQSPQLLLTQTKGE is encoded by the coding sequence ATGATTAAAGCACATTCACTAAGCTACTCTTATGAATCGATTGATATTTTTCAAGATTTAAACTTTTCTTTTGAAATGAATCAATTTTATGGCATTATTGGTCCTAATGGAGCTGGTAAATCAACATTACTTCAACTTTTAGCTGGAATTAGAAAGCCAACAACGGGTTCTGTTCTGTTTCAAGATCAACCTATTCATCGCTTTCCACGTAAAACGATTGCTCAGAAAATTGCTGTGTTACAGCAGGGAGGTCTTCCGCCGCTTGGTTTTACAGTGCGCGAAGTGCTTGAGATGGGGCGATTCCCATATCAAAGTTGGCTTGGTGGTGAAAAGACTAATATAGATGGTATTATTGAAGAAGCGATTCAATTAACGGGATTAACTAATCTTGTTTGTCGTACATTAGATCAATTGAGCGGTGGAGAACGTCAGCGTGTAGCTCTGGCCAAATTAATTGTACAGCAACCGGAGATTATATTACTTGACGAGCCTACAACCTATCTGGATATTGGTTATCAGCAAATCATTATGGATGTCGTGAAAAGTTGGCAGCAACAAAAGCAGTTATTAGTTATCGCGGTTATGCATGATCTGAATTTATCTGCTCTATACTGCGATCATTTATTAGCTTTGTACGATGGACAAATTATAGCATCAGGTAAAGCTGAGCTTGTGCTAACTTCAGAAAGATTAAAAGAAATGTACAATGCATCTACCGTTATCATTCAGCATCCAATCAACCAATCACCACAGTTATTGTTAACGCAAACAAAAGGAGAATGA
- a CDS encoding DUF1294 domain-containing protein yields the protein MDTIYWIVGYILFLNVYLYWVMGKDKENARRNQPRIPERHIFLFSALGGAVGTYTAMYHFRHKTKHRSFKIGIPVIIIIHFILAILVVGALN from the coding sequence GTGGATACTATATACTGGATCGTAGGTTATATTCTATTTTTAAATGTGTACTTATATTGGGTTATGGGTAAGGATAAAGAAAATGCTCGTCGCAATCAACCACGCATTCCAGAGCGTCATATTTTTCTGTTTAGCGCTTTAGGAGGAGCAGTAGGTACTTATACAGCCATGTATCATTTTCGTCATAAAACAAAACATCGTAGCTTTAAAATAGGTATTCCAGTTATAATCATAATTCATTTCATACTTGCTATTTTAGTCGTAGGAGCGTTGAACTAA
- a CDS encoding ABC transporter substrate-binding protein — MISNVKKVLQSNKVVLVLMLVMMLALTACGNNNAAESNKQNQQVEDTNGATTAESAYPITLTDATNTEVTLTESPKAIVSIVPSETEILFAIGLGDNVVGVDEYSNYPAATADIEKVGDFITNIEAVMALQPDIVLASSGMNGEAITKLREQGVLVYASNPATYDEVVAHINQLGVLLDAQTQAGEVTAEMNKVKEDIVAKVANVDPRKVYLEFDAGYTMGSGTFLDDLVTIAGGINVVNSQPGWFEVDAEAVITENPAVIIYPDFGEEQSSILAGIQARPGWDAIDAVKNNEMVMVTNDPLVRVGPRVAQGLSEIAAAIHPELFQ, encoded by the coding sequence ATGATTTCGAATGTGAAGAAAGTTCTACAAAGCAATAAAGTTGTACTGGTATTGATGCTAGTTATGATGTTGGCACTTACTGCATGTGGTAACAATAATGCAGCAGAAAGTAATAAGCAGAATCAACAAGTTGAAGATACGAATGGCGCAACTACCGCCGAGTCAGCGTACCCGATAACATTAACTGATGCAACGAATACAGAAGTAACTCTTACAGAAAGTCCTAAAGCAATCGTATCGATTGTACCAAGTGAAACAGAAATTCTATTTGCGATCGGCTTAGGTGATAATGTTGTAGGTGTAGATGAATATAGCAATTATCCGGCAGCAACAGCAGATATTGAAAAAGTGGGCGATTTCATTACTAATATAGAAGCTGTAATGGCATTGCAACCGGATATCGTATTAGCTTCATCGGGAATGAATGGTGAAGCTATCACGAAATTACGTGAGCAAGGAGTCTTGGTGTATGCATCTAACCCAGCTACATACGACGAAGTAGTTGCTCATATTAATCAACTAGGCGTATTATTAGATGCACAGACTCAAGCTGGAGAAGTTACTGCTGAGATGAACAAAGTGAAAGAGGATATCGTTGCTAAAGTAGCAAATGTTGACCCGCGTAAAGTGTACTTAGAATTTGACGCAGGATATACTATGGGTTCTGGCACATTTCTAGATGATCTTGTAACGATTGCGGGTGGTATTAATGTAGTAAATAGCCAACCAGGTTGGTTCGAGGTTGATGCTGAAGCAGTTATTACTGAAAATCCAGCAGTTATTATTTATCCTGATTTTGGAGAGGAGCAAAGCTCTATTCTAGCAGGTATTCAGGCACGCCCTGGTTGGGATGCGATTGATGCTGTGAAAAATAATGAGATGGTTATGGTTACTAATGATCCTTTAGTTCGTGTAGGTCCACGTGTAGCGCAAGGATTATCTGAAATTGCCGCAGCCATTCATCCAGAGCTATTTCAATAA
- a CDS encoding iron ABC transporter permease has protein sequence MNKKLIGYGGAAMLLLFITIITAISLGSSNISFADVWGILWHSLPFNADAQDFYSKGEIAIVTQVRLSRVLLATLVGACLALAGVGFQGVLRNPLADPYTLGVASGSSVGAAFIILMGYQMLLGLWTIPLVAFGTGIVTLFGVIALAKSQGAMQIQTLVLAGVIIQSFLGSFVSLMVSMSNGVVNEILFWIMGSISMKSWEHVYILFPFLIITLPIIMYFGQILNLLALGEREAAYMGVNVERSKIIVLIVCTLLTAAAVSVSGVIGFVGLVVPHLIRLMVGPDYRILIPLSAIGGGIYMIMADTIARLALSPKELPLGVVTALLGAPIFAYLLTKKNHKQGGVQSL, from the coding sequence ATGAATAAGAAATTAATCGGATACGGAGGAGCAGCAATGCTCCTTCTTTTTATAACGATCATTACAGCGATTTCCCTCGGCTCATCAAACATCTCGTTTGCCGATGTATGGGGGATTTTGTGGCATTCACTTCCATTTAATGCTGATGCGCAAGATTTCTATTCCAAAGGCGAGATAGCGATTGTCACGCAAGTTAGGCTTTCTCGTGTACTACTAGCAACGTTAGTAGGAGCATGCTTAGCATTGGCAGGTGTCGGCTTCCAAGGGGTTCTTCGTAACCCACTAGCTGATCCTTATACACTTGGTGTCGCTTCAGGAAGTTCAGTAGGTGCTGCATTTATTATTTTAATGGGTTATCAGATGTTACTTGGTCTATGGACAATCCCACTTGTTGCTTTTGGGACGGGGATTGTAACTCTATTTGGTGTCATTGCATTAGCCAAATCTCAAGGCGCAATGCAGATTCAGACACTGGTTCTAGCAGGAGTTATTATACAATCGTTCCTTGGCTCATTTGTCTCATTAATGGTGTCGATGTCTAACGGCGTCGTGAATGAAATCCTGTTTTGGATTATGGGTTCTATTTCTATGAAAAGCTGGGAGCATGTCTACATACTATTCCCATTTTTAATTATTACTTTGCCGATTATTATGTACTTTGGGCAAATTTTGAATTTATTAGCTCTTGGCGAACGTGAAGCTGCATATATGGGCGTCAATGTTGAACGAAGTAAGATTATTGTGCTTATTGTATGTACATTATTAACTGCTGCGGCTGTATCTGTGTCAGGCGTTATAGGATTTGTAGGGCTTGTTGTGCCGCATCTCATAAGATTGATGGTTGGTCCAGATTATCGGATTCTTATTCCACTATCTGCTATCGGCGGTGGAATTTATATGATTATGGCAGATACGATCGCTAGATTAGCGCTAAGTCCGAAGGAATTGCCTTTAGGCGTTGTTACGGCATTACTTGGAGCGCCAATCTTCGCATATTTATTAACTAAGAAAAACCATAAGCAAGGCGGTGTTCAATCCTTATGA
- the cobT gene encoding nicotinate-nucleotide--dimethylbenzimidazole phosphoribosyltransferase, with protein sequence MEKWTEQQLQQYISHIELPEEHYAEQARQHSDQLTKPPGSLGKLEVITAQLAAITGQLWPDLSKRTVIIMAGDHGVCDEGVSAFPQSVTPQMVHNFLSGGAAVNVLARGAHANVVCVDIGVAAELEHPQLRSHKIRYGTANMAIGAAMSREEAIQAIQVGIDVVEEQYGQGVRMFATGEMGIGNTTASAAIVSVLANIDATAAAGRGTGINDAMLMHKINIIERSIAVNAPNEQDPLDVLAKIGGLEIAGLVGVMIGAAKHRCPVIIDGYISTAAALIAAKLSGNTARYMIASHQSQEQGHVHALASIGLQPMIQLDLRVGEGTGAVLCFHFIDAALSLMQEMATFASAGIDGRED encoded by the coding sequence ATGGAAAAGTGGACAGAGCAACAACTACAACAATATATTTCACATATTGAGTTACCTGAGGAACATTATGCAGAGCAAGCAAGACAACATTCAGATCAATTAACGAAACCACCAGGAAGTCTAGGAAAGCTAGAAGTTATTACGGCACAACTAGCCGCTATAACTGGACAGTTATGGCCAGATCTTAGTAAACGAACGGTCATTATTATGGCTGGTGATCATGGTGTGTGTGACGAAGGAGTTAGCGCATTTCCACAATCGGTTACTCCGCAAATGGTACATAACTTCTTAAGTGGTGGAGCTGCAGTTAATGTGCTTGCAAGAGGCGCTCATGCTAATGTTGTATGTGTAGATATTGGTGTAGCAGCTGAGCTTGAACATCCTCAATTACGTTCTCACAAAATCAGGTATGGAACAGCAAACATGGCAATAGGTGCTGCAATGTCGCGTGAGGAAGCAATTCAGGCTATTCAAGTAGGAATCGACGTAGTAGAAGAACAATATGGACAAGGCGTCCGCATGTTTGCTACTGGTGAGATGGGAATTGGTAATACGACGGCCAGTGCTGCGATCGTAAGTGTACTAGCTAATATTGATGCTACCGCAGCAGCAGGTAGAGGGACAGGCATTAATGATGCGATGCTAATGCACAAAATTAATATTATTGAACGTTCTATAGCAGTGAATGCACCTAATGAGCAGGATCCTCTAGATGTACTCGCTAAAATAGGAGGTTTAGAAATAGCCGGCTTAGTTGGTGTAATGATCGGAGCAGCTAAACACCGTTGTCCAGTCATTATTGATGGTTATATTTCAACGGCAGCAGCATTAATTGCTGCGAAGTTAAGTGGAAATACTGCTCGATATATGATTGCTTCACATCAATCCCAAGAGCAAGGTCATGTTCATGCGCTTGCTTCGATAGGCTTGCAACCGATGATTCAATTAGATCTTCGAGTTGGTGAAGGAACAGGAGCTGTATTATGTTTTCACTTCATCGATGCTGCTTTAAGCTTAATGCAAGAGATGGCAACATTCGCGAGTGCTGGAATTGATGGTCGGGAGGACTAA
- the cobU gene encoding bifunctional adenosylcobinamide kinase/adenosylcobinamide-phosphate guanylyltransferase — MITLVTGGARSGKSQFAEQFARSLSTHGIYIATAQAFDQEMVDRIALHRKQRNNESFQWATWEAPLQLTQCLESIRNHTVDSNPVQEPVILIDCMTLWLSNWFMELDVEHEGNDKLLEVIHSFLQYLQDYPYAVVIVSNEVGNGIVPMNKLSRMYRDEAGRLNQRIAALADKVFLVTAGIPIDLKTLAYKLEE, encoded by the coding sequence ATGATCACACTCGTAACAGGCGGCGCGCGTAGTGGCAAAAGTCAATTTGCAGAACAATTTGCAAGATCGTTATCAACACATGGCATCTATATTGCAACCGCGCAAGCATTTGATCAAGAGATGGTTGATCGTATCGCATTACATCGCAAACAACGCAACAATGAATCTTTTCAATGGGCAACTTGGGAAGCACCATTACAACTTACACAATGTCTAGAAAGCATTCGTAATCATACGGTAGATAGTAATCCAGTTCAAGAGCCCGTCATATTGATTGATTGTATGACATTATGGCTAAGTAATTGGTTTATGGAGTTAGATGTGGAACATGAGGGAAATGATAAGTTACTCGAAGTGATCCATTCATTTCTTCAATATTTACAAGATTATCCTTACGCTGTTGTTATTGTTAGTAATGAGGTTGGTAATGGCATTGTACCGATGAATAAATTAAGCAGAATGTACCGCGATGAAGCAGGTCGCCTTAATCAACGGATTGCTGCATTAGCAGATAAAGTATTTCTCGTTACTGCAGGTATTCCGATTGATTTGAAAACGTTGGCTTACAAGCTGGAGGAATAG
- the cbiB gene encoding adenosylcobinamide-phosphate synthase CbiB translates to MWYSLQEWLLIIIAAIVIDWVIGDPKWPTHPVIWMGRWIKWLQGKLYHPERNYSNRSLLYRGMLLTGSTVVLVASIMVSIHVITYAVHPWLAYIVSAWLLSTTIAVKGLRDAGHLVYEPLISGDMDNARKYVGYIVSRDSEVMDESDMTRATVETIAENIVDAFISPIFWALIGGAPLAMVYRACNTLDSMVGYRNEKYEYFGKCSARLDDILNYIPARITGLIIVTIAWLHPKLDGRKSYQAIVTFAKKHPSPNSGIPESAVAGALHIELGGRNRYFGEWHERARLGWPTRQLQAIHIKMSINVLYGVRIWILIGVIAVWLMMSVNK, encoded by the coding sequence ATGTGGTATAGCTTGCAAGAATGGCTACTTATTATTATTGCCGCCATTGTCATTGATTGGGTAATCGGAGATCCGAAATGGCCAACTCACCCTGTTATTTGGATGGGAAGATGGATTAAGTGGCTACAAGGGAAACTATATCATCCTGAGCGCAACTATAGTAATCGCTCTCTTCTGTATAGAGGGATGTTACTTACTGGTAGTACAGTAGTACTCGTGGCAAGTATAATGGTCAGCATTCATGTAATCACTTATGCAGTACATCCTTGGCTAGCTTATATTGTGTCAGCGTGGTTATTATCAACAACGATTGCAGTGAAAGGTTTAAGGGATGCAGGTCATCTAGTCTATGAACCATTGATAAGTGGAGATATGGACAATGCTCGCAAATATGTTGGTTACATTGTTAGTCGAGATAGTGAAGTAATGGATGAAAGCGATATGACGAGAGCAACTGTTGAAACGATTGCAGAAAATATTGTAGATGCTTTTATTTCCCCTATCTTTTGGGCGTTAATTGGTGGTGCACCTCTTGCGATGGTCTACCGTGCATGTAATACGCTAGATTCCATGGTTGGTTACCGAAATGAGAAGTATGAATATTTTGGAAAGTGTTCTGCACGACTAGATGATATACTTAATTATATTCCAGCTCGAATAACGGGACTAATTATTGTTACGATTGCATGGTTGCATCCAAAGCTTGATGGAAGAAAAAGCTATCAGGCAATTGTTACTTTTGCAAAAAAACATCCTAGTCCTAACAGTGGTATTCCTGAATCAGCGGTTGCGGGAGCACTTCATATTGAATTAGGTGGACGCAATCGTTACTTTGGAGAGTGGCATGAACGTGCTCGACTAGGTTGGCCAACTCGGCAACTACAAGCGATTCATATTAAGATGAGTATTAACGTATTATACGGTGTACGGATTTGGATTTTAATAGGAGTGATCGCAGTTTGGTTAATGATGAGCGTGAACAAGTAA
- a CDS encoding adenosylcobinamide amidohydrolase, producing the protein MNCNDMESNTLQYTITQPFRQGIHQFSSQFQQHLSAKYRHNSVVIESDLPLKVISSSVWNGGVHIANAFVNYRVPLYYESNDPINDMLEFIASEQLSKEYTIGLMTAANLADAVIGEWRQEDYSLFVLVTSGTSNAARAGTPRQTYPAYHAGTINIFVIIDGRLSESAIINSLITATEAKCAALADYGIIEQSNGLIATGTTTDALVIASSQQQSYVHEHLYAGTATDIGCQLAELVYNSVYKAVSSQHEQ; encoded by the coding sequence ATGAATTGTAATGATATGGAAAGTAACACGTTGCAGTATACGATTACTCAGCCGTTCAGACAGGGCATTCATCAGTTTTCTTCACAGTTTCAGCAACATTTGTCCGCTAAATATCGTCATAATAGTGTTGTGATCGAAAGTGACCTGCCTTTGAAAGTGATCAGTAGTAGTGTATGGAATGGTGGAGTACATATCGCTAATGCCTTTGTCAATTACCGAGTACCACTTTATTATGAAAGCAATGATCCTATCAATGACATGCTTGAATTCATTGCTAGTGAGCAACTTTCAAAAGAATATACGATAGGTTTAATGACAGCGGCGAATTTAGCTGATGCAGTAATTGGAGAATGGCGTCAAGAGGATTATAGTTTATTTGTTCTCGTAACATCTGGTACGTCCAATGCGGCACGAGCAGGAACACCTCGTCAAACTTATCCAGCATATCATGCGGGTACGATTAACATATTTGTCATAATTGATGGGCGATTAAGTGAATCTGCAATCATTAATAGTCTCATAACGGCAACAGAAGCCAAATGTGCCGCGCTTGCTGACTATGGAATTATAGAGCAAAGCAATGGACTAATTGCTACAGGAACAACTACGGATGCTTTAGTCATTGCTTCATCACAACAACAAAGTTATGTTCACGAGCATTTGTATGCAGGAACAGCTACAGATATAGGCTGTCAGCTTGCAGAGCTTGTGTACAATTCGGTTTACAAGGCAGTTTCATCACAACATGAGCAATAA
- the cobD gene encoding threonine-phosphate decarboxylase CobD, producing MLERYGHGGDLQSASELYDIEQDQLLDFSSNMNPLGPPQVVADILSQYMQHITNYPDPANRQLRETIAKKHLVHTDQVIVGNGAAELIDLIIRYIKPKTAAIVAPSFIEYEQALQKIDCKITYIESHADHGFSPNEQQVEQLIEQQMVELYMLGHPNNPTGQLLSEKMVTNLLQSGAIVVLDEAFLDFHLDEDGLSWISKVNTYRNLFVIRSMTKFYSIPGIRLGYMIGAAEQLELMKQMQYPWSVNSLAQFIGHAVLQDHSFANQSKSWLVEEVNWMYEQLVALHVKPFRTVTNYILVDLSYGYDISASELQQLMGMQGVLIRDASTFKGLESSYIRLAIKSRQQNIQCLTVLSTILSKYRKDVVDEL from the coding sequence TTGCTTGAAAGATACGGACACGGTGGTGATTTGCAATCTGCTTCCGAACTATATGATATTGAACAAGATCAATTATTAGATTTCAGCTCCAATATGAATCCGTTAGGACCACCTCAAGTCGTAGCTGATATCTTATCGCAGTATATGCAACATATTACGAACTATCCTGATCCAGCCAACCGCCAGCTTAGAGAAACAATTGCAAAAAAGCATCTAGTTCACACTGATCAAGTGATCGTAGGTAATGGAGCAGCAGAATTAATTGATCTTATCATTCGTTATATTAAGCCGAAAACTGCAGCAATTGTTGCGCCTTCTTTCATCGAATATGAACAAGCATTACAGAAGATTGATTGCAAAATCACTTATATCGAAAGTCATGCAGATCATGGATTTTCTCCGAATGAACAACAAGTAGAACAATTAATTGAACAACAAATGGTTGAACTCTACATGCTAGGCCATCCAAATAATCCTACAGGGCAATTACTTAGTGAAAAGATGGTAACGAATTTACTTCAATCAGGTGCTATTGTTGTACTAGACGAAGCATTTTTAGATTTTCATCTAGATGAAGATGGGCTGAGCTGGATTTCCAAAGTTAACACATACCGTAATCTCTTTGTTATTCGTTCGATGACGAAATTTTACTCGATACCAGGTATACGACTAGGCTATATGATTGGCGCGGCAGAGCAATTGGAACTTATGAAGCAAATGCAGTATCCATGGAGTGTAAACTCATTAGCCCAATTTATTGGTCATGCTGTTTTACAAGATCATTCATTTGCTAACCAATCAAAATCTTGGCTAGTTGAAGAAGTAAATTGGATGTACGAGCAACTTGTCGCCTTACATGTTAAACCTTTTCGAACGGTCACCAATTATATATTAGTTGATCTCTCCTACGGTTACGATATCTCCGCGTCTGAGTTGCAACAGTTAATGGGTATGCAAGGTGTACTAATTCGTGATGCAAGCACATTCAAAGGATTAGAATCTTCATATATACGTTTAGCGATTAAGTCGCGGCAACAAAACATCCAATGTCTAACTGTTTTATCCACAATTCTATCAAAGTATAGAAAGGATGTTGTTGATGAATTGTAA
- the cobS gene encoding adenosylcobinamide-GDP ribazoletransferase has protein sequence MVNDEREQVKQYVYGCVAAIQFLTILPIRMQIEFEKNILHKSVIFFPVVGALIGLIVSICGWGIGYVAPPMLGALLLVILWIALTGGLHLDGLMDSADGLLSRRSKDQMLEIMKDSRVGAFGVISAIINIALKWAALVYLLQEVANKQLSIVWLVLIIVGTSMWSRWWMVIAVSSWKPARSNGLASMFHGIKRQYVSAATTTSLFLYLMPLMFYVINISGYKDFLWLALLLPMISAIVGWVVAKWMKAKLDGLTGDTYGAMTEIIESINLVIAVMFIYTII, from the coding sequence TTGGTTAATGATGAGCGTGAACAAGTAAAACAATATGTATATGGATGTGTAGCAGCAATACAGTTTCTCACGATATTGCCTATTCGTATGCAAATCGAATTCGAAAAAAACATTCTACATAAAAGTGTTATCTTTTTCCCTGTTGTTGGTGCATTGATAGGGTTAATCGTTAGTATTTGTGGATGGGGAATCGGCTATGTAGCTCCGCCAATGCTGGGTGCGTTATTGTTAGTCATATTATGGATTGCTTTGACCGGCGGATTGCATTTAGATGGGCTTATGGATAGTGCGGATGGATTATTAAGTCGTAGAAGTAAAGATCAGATGTTAGAGATTATGAAAGATAGTAGAGTAGGAGCATTTGGCGTCATAAGTGCAATTATCAATATAGCGCTAAAATGGGCAGCTCTAGTTTATCTGTTGCAAGAAGTTGCAAATAAGCAACTTTCTATCGTTTGGTTAGTATTAATTATAGTAGGGACATCGATGTGGAGCAGATGGTGGATGGTCATAGCAGTTTCGAGTTGGAAGCCTGCGCGCAGCAATGGGTTAGCATCTATGTTTCATGGCATAAAGCGTCAGTATGTTAGTGCAGCCACGACAACGTCTTTATTTTTATATTTAATGCCATTAATGTTTTATGTTATTAACATTTCTGGTTACAAAGACTTTCTCTGGTTAGCGCTACTATTACCAATGATATCTGCAATTGTCGGCTGGGTCGTAGCGAAGTGGATGAAAGCTAAATTGGATGGATTAACAGGGGATACGTATGGAGCGATGACAGAGATTATTGAAAGTATTAATTTAGTGATCGCTGTTATGTTTATCTACACCATTATATAA